A region from the Aquimarina sp. ERC-38 genome encodes:
- the ffh gene encoding signal recognition particle protein, translated as MFDNLSDKLDKALHVLKGHGQITEINVAETLKEVRRALVDADVNYKIAKDFTARVKDKALGQDVLKSLKPGQLMVKLIKDELTELMGGDVAGINLSGNPSVILMSGLQGSGKTTFSGKLANFLKTKKNKKPLLVACDVYRPAAIDQLHVVGDQIEVDVYSDRENKNPVAIAKAGIEKAKELGCQVVIIDTAGRLAVDEAMMTEISNIRKEVDPNETLFVVDSMTGQDAVNTAKAFNEVLNFDGVILTKLDGDTRGGAAISIKSVVNKPIKFIGTGEKMEALDVFYPSRMADRILGMGDVVSLVERAQEQFDEEEARKLQKKIAKNQFGFDDFLKQIQQVKKMGNMKDLIGMIPGAGKMMKDIDIDDDAFKHIEAIIHSMTPGERSKPQIINSSRKKRIGKGSGTSVQQVNQLLKQFDQMSKMMKMMQGGGGKRMMQMMNNMR; from the coding sequence GACAAAGCGCTTCATGTTTTAAAGGGACATGGGCAGATTACAGAAATTAATGTGGCTGAGACTTTAAAAGAAGTTCGCAGAGCACTGGTCGATGCCGATGTAAATTATAAAATTGCCAAAGACTTTACGGCTCGGGTAAAAGACAAAGCATTAGGACAAGATGTTTTAAAATCTTTAAAGCCCGGTCAGTTAATGGTTAAGTTAATAAAAGACGAGTTAACCGAACTTATGGGTGGTGATGTTGCCGGTATTAATCTTTCCGGAAATCCATCCGTAATTTTAATGAGCGGTTTGCAGGGATCTGGTAAGACCACGTTTTCAGGTAAATTAGCTAATTTCTTAAAGACTAAAAAGAATAAAAAACCTTTGCTAGTTGCTTGTGATGTATACCGACCGGCAGCGATTGACCAGTTACACGTGGTTGGAGATCAAATTGAAGTTGATGTATATAGTGATCGGGAAAATAAGAACCCGGTGGCTATTGCCAAAGCGGGTATTGAAAAAGCAAAAGAATTAGGTTGTCAGGTGGTTATTATCGATACTGCAGGTCGATTGGCGGTTGATGAAGCGATGATGACCGAAATATCAAATATTCGTAAAGAAGTTGATCCCAACGAGACCTTGTTTGTAGTTGATTCTATGACGGGGCAGGATGCTGTAAATACGGCAAAGGCTTTTAATGAAGTATTAAACTTTGATGGAGTTATTTTAACCAAGCTAGATGGGGATACTCGTGGGGGAGCCGCTATTTCTATTAAATCTGTTGTAAATAAACCTATTAAGTTTATAGGTACCGGTGAAAAAATGGAGGCTCTTGATGTTTTCTATCCTTCACGTATGGCTGACCGTATCTTAGGAATGGGGGATGTAGTATCTTTAGTAGAAAGAGCACAGGAACAATTTGATGAAGAAGAAGCTCGAAAACTACAAAAGAAAATTGCCAAAAACCAATTTGGATTTGACGACTTTCTAAAACAAATTCAGCAGGTTAAAAAAATGGGGAATATGAAAGACTTGATCGGAATGATTCCCGGGGCAGGTAAAATGATGAAGGACATTGATATTGATGATGATGCTTTTAAACATATTGAAGCCATCATTCACTCTATGACCCCTGGTGAACGATCCAAACCTCAAATTATCAACTCCAGCCGAAAGAAGCGAATCGGCAAAGGTTCAGGTACTTCTGTACAACAGGTCAACCAGTTGCTAAAACAGTTTGATCAAATGAGTAAAATGATGAAAATGATGCAAGGTGGGGGAGGAAAGCGGATGATGCAAATGATGAACAACATGCGCTAA
- a CDS encoding bifunctional 5,10-methylenetetrahydrofolate dehydrogenase/5,10-methenyltetrahydrofolate cyclohydrolase, whose translation MTILDGRKISSDIKEEITQAVNKMKDKGEKVPHLAAVLVGNDGASLTYVGSKVKACEQIGFESTLVQMPSTTSEIELLSKIKELNEDQDIDGFIVQLPLPPQIDTQKVLLAVDPDKDVDGFHPMNFGKMALDMSTFIPATPFGILELLERYQVETKGKHTVVIGRSHIVGRPMSILMGRKGWPGNSTVTLTHSHTKNITQIISQADIVISALGIPNFLKAEMVKDDAIVIDVGITRVADDTKKRGYKIVGDVDYDAVKKKASFITPVPGGVGPMTIAMLLKNTLLARERHRVNQAL comes from the coding sequence ATGACAATTTTAGACGGTAGAAAGATAAGTAGTGATATCAAAGAAGAAATCACTCAGGCAGTAAATAAAATGAAGGACAAAGGAGAAAAAGTTCCTCATCTTGCTGCAGTACTGGTAGGAAATGACGGAGCTAGCCTTACTTATGTAGGAAGTAAAGTTAAAGCTTGTGAACAAATTGGTTTTGAATCAACTTTGGTTCAAATGCCTAGTACTACTAGCGAAATAGAATTATTATCTAAAATTAAAGAATTAAACGAAGATCAAGACATTGATGGTTTTATTGTACAGTTGCCATTACCTCCGCAGATAGATACTCAAAAAGTATTGTTAGCAGTAGATCCGGATAAAGATGTGGATGGATTTCATCCTATGAATTTTGGTAAGATGGCATTAGATATGTCTACTTTTATTCCGGCAACACCTTTTGGTATTTTAGAATTATTAGAACGGTATCAAGTGGAGACTAAAGGAAAACATACGGTAGTTATTGGTAGAAGTCATATTGTAGGACGCCCTATGAGTATTTTGATGGGAAGAAAAGGCTGGCCGGGCAATAGTACGGTAACTTTAACCCATAGCCATACTAAAAATATTACTCAGATTATATCACAGGCAGACATTGTAATTTCGGCACTCGGTATTCCTAATTTTCTTAAAGCTGAAATGGTTAAAGATGATGCTATTGTAATTGACGTAGGTATTACCAGGGTTGCGGATGATACAAAAAAACGTGGCTATAAAATTGTTGGAGATGTGGATTACGATGCGGTAAAGAAGAAAGCATCATTTATTACTCCGGTTCCTGGTGGAGTAGGTCCAATGACTATTGCAATGTTGCTTAAAAACACATTACTAGCGAGGGAAAGACATAGAGTAAATCAAGCTCTATAA
- a CDS encoding SH3 domain-containing protein produces MRSIFTFILLLAISFSSFAQTQLDRYLMSKAKLVVRSGPGANYNEIAEVPKGTSVYVISSGYGEYSTIQYKSMNGFVLTNLLKQDTSIAEAEAAAKAAEAKKSAAAAAAAKAIADAERAKRAAEEAARKAIAEAERLKALAKADADAAAAAAAAANQNISAAERRRRAELAETEKALKEANLRASRSGKIANAPIESTTSSYGSNENTNRPSATSKLTREDKYKAWKKKTYKSGATPTAFSKFKGEFNYKLDNYLKINVGKNTDVMIKLIRMGKTQAQDKVVRLVYINSNTTQYIRNIPEGEYYCVIAYGKDWRENGPGKGVFTINPLYEKGQDILDYNTKKTAEGINLPSYTLSLDLLPNGTLGNGNDYQDNITPEDFNKF; encoded by the coding sequence ATGAGATCAATTTTTACATTTATTCTACTTTTGGCGATATCCTTTTCTTCTTTTGCACAGACGCAATTAGATAGGTATTTGATGTCTAAGGCCAAATTGGTAGTGCGTAGTGGCCCTGGTGCAAACTATAATGAAATTGCAGAAGTACCAAAAGGAACTTCAGTATACGTTATTAGTTCGGGATACGGAGAGTACAGTACAATACAGTACAAAAGTATGAACGGATTCGTTCTTACCAACCTTTTAAAGCAAGATACTAGTATTGCTGAGGCAGAAGCTGCTGCAAAAGCTGCGGAAGCTAAAAAATCTGCTGCTGCTGCTGCTGCTGCAAAAGCAATTGCGGATGCCGAACGTGCTAAAAGAGCAGCAGAAGAAGCTGCTAGAAAAGCTATTGCTGAAGCTGAACGATTGAAAGCATTGGCGAAAGCTGATGCAGATGCCGCTGCTGCCGCTGCTGCCGCTGCAAATCAAAATATTTCTGCAGCAGAACGTAGAAGAAGAGCTGAATTAGCAGAAACTGAAAAGGCATTAAAAGAAGCTAACCTTAGAGCTTCCAGAAGCGGAAAGATTGCAAATGCACCTATCGAGTCGACTACCTCGTCTTATGGCAGTAATGAAAACACAAACAGACCGTCTGCTACTAGTAAATTGACCAGAGAAGATAAGTACAAAGCATGGAAAAAGAAAACCTACAAGTCAGGTGCTACACCTACAGCCTTTAGTAAGTTTAAAGGTGAATTTAATTATAAGCTTGACAATTACCTTAAAATTAACGTTGGTAAAAATACGGATGTAATGATTAAGTTGATTCGTATGGGTAAAACACAAGCACAGGATAAAGTAGTGCGATTAGTATACATTAATAGTAATACTACTCAATACATCAGAAACATTCCTGAAGGAGAGTACTATTGTGTGATTGCTTACGGAAAAGACTGGAGGGAAAATGGTCCTGGAAAAGGGGTATTTACAATAAACCCACTATATGAAAAAGGTCAGGATATTTTAGATTATAATACTAAGAAAACGGCAGAAGGTATCAACTTACCCAGTTACACCCTTTCTTTAGATCTTTTACCTAACGGAACTTTAGGTAACGGTAATGATTATCAGGATAATATTACTCCTGAGGATTTTAACAAGTTCTAA
- the msrA gene encoding peptide-methionine (S)-S-oxide reductase MsrA, protein MKLFSTIMYLLLVLLISCNTQGQQIKKSEKSFAENKEPVQTSSKNGLARAYFASGCFWCVEAIYESVKGVEEVISGYAGGHTENPTYESSNTGRTGHAEAVEVIYNPKVISFSQLVDVYFGSQNVSQINGQGPDHGSQYRSIIFYQNKEEYNTIKEKKQALTLKLDKNIAAEITPFEKFWRAEEYHQDYEKNHPSNPYIRNVSLPRLKKFQTKFPNLIKCNENTVSHQ, encoded by the coding sequence ATGAAATTATTTAGCACTATAATGTATCTACTCCTGGTTCTTTTAATAAGTTGTAATACCCAGGGACAACAAATTAAAAAATCAGAAAAATCATTTGCCGAAAATAAAGAACCGGTACAAACCAGTTCAAAAAACGGATTGGCACGTGCTTATTTTGCCAGTGGTTGTTTCTGGTGTGTAGAAGCTATCTATGAAAGCGTAAAAGGAGTAGAAGAAGTTATCTCGGGTTACGCTGGCGGACATACTGAAAATCCGACTTATGAAAGTAGCAATACTGGTAGAACCGGACACGCAGAAGCCGTAGAAGTTATTTATAATCCGAAAGTAATAAGTTTTTCTCAATTGGTAGATGTTTACTTTGGTTCTCAAAACGTATCTCAAATTAACGGACAAGGACCGGATCATGGCTCACAATACCGTTCTATAATTTTTTATCAGAATAAAGAAGAATATAATACTATCAAAGAGAAAAAACAAGCTTTAACTTTAAAACTGGATAAAAATATTGCAGCAGAAATAACTCCCTTTGAAAAATTTTGGCGAGCCGAAGAATATCATCAGGATTATGAAAAAAATCATCCTTCAAATCCTTATATTCGGAATGTATCCCTACCAAGATTAAAGAAATTTCAAACAAAATTTCCAAACTTAATTAAATGTAATGAAAATACGGTTTCTCATCAATAA
- the rho gene encoding transcription termination factor Rho, with product MLEISELKAKKLPELQEMAKNLNVPKYRTLKKLDLVYQILDYQASNPKKIEEVISSENTIIGDTTEKKQESKPKPARKTVPRKKVSEDKPETSEKKTQLETPKEKEETPEAKRPPVKRENKSPNDNREHRNKPQEKNHPKPKHNNNNNPQKRDHNNRDNGNRDNGNRDNRNRYKEPDFEFDAIIESEGVLDIMQDGYGFLRSSDYNYLSSPDDIYVSQSQIRLFGLKTGDTVLGQVRPPKEGEKYFPLIKVNKINGLDPQVVRDRVAFEHLTPLFPQEKFKLAERQSTISTRIMDLFAPIGKGQRGMIVSQPKTGKTMLLKDVANAIAANHPEVYQMILLIDERPEEVTDMQRNVKGEVVASTFDKEANEHVKVANIVLEKAKRLVECGHDVVILLDSITRLARAYNTVQPASGKILSGGVDANALHKPKRFFGAARNIEGGGSLSIIATALTDTGSKMDEVIFEEFKGTGNMELQLDRRIANKRIFPAIDLISSSTRRDDILLDDTTVQRMWIMRKYLADMNPVEAMEFINQRFKQTRNNDEFLISMNG from the coding sequence ATGTTAGAGATTTCTGAATTAAAAGCAAAAAAACTGCCGGAACTCCAGGAGATGGCAAAAAATTTGAACGTACCAAAATATCGTACCTTAAAAAAATTAGACCTGGTATATCAAATACTTGATTATCAAGCTTCTAATCCAAAAAAGATAGAAGAAGTCATTTCTTCTGAAAATACAATAATCGGTGATACTACTGAAAAAAAGCAGGAAAGTAAACCAAAACCAGCTAGAAAAACGGTACCCCGTAAAAAAGTAAGTGAAGACAAACCTGAAACTTCTGAAAAGAAGACTCAATTGGAAACTCCAAAAGAGAAAGAAGAAACCCCTGAAGCTAAAAGACCTCCCGTAAAAAGAGAGAATAAAAGCCCTAACGATAACAGGGAGCATAGAAATAAACCACAAGAGAAAAACCATCCGAAACCTAAGCATAATAACAATAATAACCCTCAAAAAAGGGATCATAATAACCGGGATAACGGTAATCGGGATAATGGGAATCGAGACAATCGGAACCGATATAAAGAACCGGACTTTGAATTTGATGCTATTATAGAGAGTGAAGGAGTTCTTGATATCATGCAGGATGGATATGGCTTTTTACGGTCAAGTGACTACAACTACTTATCTTCTCCTGATGATATTTATGTTTCACAATCTCAAATACGCTTGTTCGGATTAAAAACCGGAGATACGGTATTGGGACAAGTACGTCCACCTAAAGAAGGCGAAAAATATTTTCCGCTGATTAAAGTGAATAAAATTAATGGTTTAGATCCGCAGGTAGTTCGGGACCGGGTTGCATTTGAGCATTTGACACCTTTATTTCCACAAGAAAAATTTAAACTAGCAGAAAGACAAAGTACCATTTCTACACGGATCATGGATTTGTTTGCCCCTATCGGAAAAGGACAAAGAGGAATGATCGTGTCCCAGCCCAAAACCGGTAAAACGATGTTATTAAAAGATGTAGCAAATGCTATTGCTGCTAATCATCCCGAAGTTTATCAAATGATCCTTTTAATTGATGAACGTCCGGAAGAAGTTACGGACATGCAACGTAACGTAAAGGGAGAAGTAGTAGCTTCTACCTTTGATAAAGAAGCAAATGAACATGTAAAAGTGGCTAATATTGTTTTAGAAAAAGCAAAAAGATTGGTAGAATGTGGTCATGATGTGGTTATATTACTAGATTCTATTACGCGTCTAGCCAGGGCTTATAACACTGTACAACCTGCCAGTGGTAAGATATTAAGTGGTGGTGTAGATGCAAATGCGTTGCACAAACCTAAAAGATTCTTTGGGGCAGCACGAAATATTGAAGGAGGTGGTTCGCTATCTATAATCGCAACCGCCCTGACTGATACCGGATCAAAAATGGACGAAGTAATTTTTGAGGAATTTAAAGGTACCGGAAATATGGAATTACAACTAGATAGAAGAATAGCAAATAAACGTATCTTCCCCGCCATTGACCTTATATCCAGTAGCACTCGTAGAGATGATATTCTTCTGGATGACACAACTGTCCAGAGAATGTGGATTATGAGAAAATACCTGGCGGATATGAATCCGGTAGAGGCCATGGAATTTATCAATCAACGATTTAAACAAACTCGTAATAACGACGAATTCCTGATATCCATGAACGGATAA
- a CDS encoding DUF4293 domain-containing protein codes for MLQRIQTIYLLLAAAVSGAICIFVPYGIDANKVEIYAYEKPLVFGLFIASALLSLITVFLYKNRKLQFVLGRVNILLNLILLGVFVYWSLTISGETMVSEKGIGMVIPIVSIVLLVMANKAIKKDEDLVKSVDRLR; via the coding sequence ATGTTACAAAGAATTCAGACAATTTACCTACTACTGGCAGCAGCTGTTTCCGGGGCAATTTGCATTTTTGTACCTTACGGGATTGATGCCAATAAAGTAGAAATCTACGCTTATGAAAAACCGCTAGTGTTCGGATTATTTATAGCATCTGCTTTACTCTCGCTAATTACTGTATTTCTATATAAAAACCGAAAGCTTCAGTTTGTTCTGGGGCGGGTTAATATCTTATTAAACTTAATTTTACTAGGAGTATTTGTTTACTGGTCGCTAACTATATCTGGAGAAACTATGGTTTCTGAGAAAGGTATTGGGATGGTGATTCCTATCGTTTCTATCGTTTTATTAGTAATGGCCAATAAGGCTATTAAAAAGGATGAAGATCTTGTAAAATCTGTAGACCGTTTACGATAA
- a CDS encoding metallophosphoesterase family protein, with protein MKNILVLSDTHSYIDDRILHYVSLADEVWHAGDIGNNKVTDAIEALKPLKAVYGNIDDASIRKSFPLDQRFYCEEISVWMTHIGGYPPKYNKRTKPLLQEYQPRLFICGHSHILKVMNDKENHILHINPGAAGKHGFHKKRTMVRFTIDKDRIKDMEVIELGSK; from the coding sequence TTGAAAAATATACTAGTATTAAGTGATACGCATAGTTATATTGATGACCGAATATTACACTATGTTTCATTAGCCGATGAAGTTTGGCATGCAGGAGATATAGGAAACAATAAAGTCACCGATGCTATTGAAGCTTTAAAACCTTTAAAAGCAGTATATGGCAATATAGATGATGCATCTATCAGAAAAAGCTTTCCGTTAGACCAGCGCTTTTATTGTGAAGAAATCTCGGTCTGGATGACTCATATAGGTGGATATCCCCCTAAATATAATAAAAGAACCAAGCCCTTATTACAGGAGTATCAACCCCGCTTATTTATATGCGGACATTCACACATTTTAAAAGTGATGAATGATAAGGAAAATCATATACTACATATTAACCCGGGTGCAGCAGGAAAACACGGCTTTCATAAAAAAAGAACGATGGTACGCTTTACTATAGATAAAGATCGAATTAAAGATATGGAAGTCATTGAATTAGGTTCAAAATAA
- the truA gene encoding tRNA pseudouridine(38-40) synthase TruA has translation MRYFIDISFKGSSYHGWQKQPNANTVQETIEEKLSILFHRKVDIIGAGRTDSGVHARQLIAHLDLDESEDLTNILYRLNSFLPQNISINSIVPVIYEAHARFSALSRSYIYKVHTQKNPFFNDFSYLVTHPLDIAMMNKAAGMLLDYKNFKCFSKGKTDVKTYFCDIKEAGWRMEGNQLQFYIKADRFLRNMVRAIVGTLLEIGSGKLPITELPVIIESQNRSKAGFSVPAHGLYLQEVTYPQSIYL, from the coding sequence ATGCGTTATTTTATAGATATTTCTTTTAAGGGAAGTTCTTATCATGGGTGGCAAAAACAACCCAATGCTAATACGGTACAAGAAACCATTGAAGAAAAATTATCCATTTTATTTCATAGAAAGGTGGATATTATCGGAGCCGGACGAACAGATAGTGGGGTTCATGCCCGACAATTGATTGCACACCTGGACCTGGATGAGAGCGAAGACCTGACCAACATATTATATAGATTAAATTCTTTTTTACCTCAGAATATTTCGATCAACTCAATAGTCCCGGTAATTTATGAAGCACATGCGAGGTTCTCTGCCTTATCCAGGTCTTATATATATAAAGTACATACTCAAAAAAATCCTTTTTTCAACGATTTTTCTTATTTGGTTACGCATCCTTTAGATATAGCAATGATGAATAAAGCAGCTGGTATGTTATTAGATTATAAAAACTTTAAATGTTTTAGTAAAGGTAAAACAGACGTTAAAACCTATTTTTGTGATATTAAAGAGGCAGGCTGGCGAATGGAAGGAAACCAATTACAATTTTACATTAAAGCGGATCGTTTTTTACGAAATATGGTAAGGGCCATTGTAGGTACACTGCTGGAAATTGGTTCGGGTAAATTACCTATTACGGAACTCCCGGTAATTATTGAAAGCCAGAACAGAAGCAAAGCAGGATTTTCAGTACCGGCACATGGCTTATACCTGCAAGAAGTAACCTACCCCCAATCTATTTATTTATAA
- a CDS encoding ABC transporter ATP-binding protein has product MAQDNGNAFDLNLFRRLLRYTRPYRLVFVFVSFAAIVISSLTILQPHFLKLIVDDAIKTTNQELLVSYISILLLLLLAEVVFQFFFIYFTNWLGQEVIRDLRVELFEHMLAFKKQYYDQTAVGRLVTRAVNDIETIASIFSQGLFMIISDLLKMTAILLYMFYQSWQLSLIVLAIFPFLLYATRVFQKKMKIAFEEVRMQVSNLNSFVQERITGMKIVQLFTREKIEYEKFKDINNKHRKGWIKTVWYNSIFFPIAEICSSIAIGLIVWFGGLRVLEGNTISLGLIFAFIQLVSLLFRPLRQIADKFNTLQMGMVAANRVFAILDTNSKIDNKGTLTLQHVSGAITFKDVRFSYIKGEEVLKGISFKVNPGETVAIVGATGAGKSTIINLLNRFYSIDSGEILVDSKNINTIKLESLRSHIAVVLQDVFLFADSILNNITLDQKEITEQQVITAAQKIGIHKFIQSLPNGYHYNVKERGSMLSSGQRQLISFLRAYVSNPSILVLDEATSSVDSYSEQLIQEATSKITKGRTSIVIAHRLATIRNADKIIVMDDGYIVEQGTHEELLTITDGYYKNLYEVQFAAVS; this is encoded by the coding sequence ATGGCTCAAGATAATGGAAACGCTTTTGACCTTAATTTGTTTCGCAGGCTTTTAAGATATACTCGACCTTACCGGTTAGTATTTGTATTTGTAAGTTTTGCCGCAATTGTCATTTCATCACTGACTATTTTACAACCGCATTTTCTTAAGTTAATAGTAGATGATGCGATTAAAACAACAAATCAAGAGTTATTGGTATCCTATATCTCCATTTTACTATTGTTGTTGCTTGCCGAAGTGGTTTTTCAATTCTTCTTTATTTATTTCACAAACTGGCTAGGCCAGGAAGTAATTCGGGATTTAAGAGTAGAATTGTTTGAACACATGCTTGCTTTTAAAAAACAGTATTACGATCAGACCGCGGTAGGTCGCTTAGTAACCCGTGCGGTGAATGACATTGAAACGATTGCCAGTATCTTTAGTCAGGGACTATTCATGATTATCAGTGACTTGTTAAAGATGACGGCGATACTTTTATATATGTTTTACCAGAGTTGGCAACTGTCATTAATTGTTTTGGCTATTTTCCCGTTTTTACTATACGCTACCCGGGTTTTTCAGAAAAAGATGAAGATTGCTTTTGAAGAAGTTAGAATGCAGGTTTCCAATCTCAATTCCTTTGTACAGGAGCGGATTACCGGTATGAAAATAGTCCAATTGTTTACCAGGGAAAAAATTGAGTACGAAAAGTTTAAAGATATTAATAATAAACACAGAAAAGGCTGGATAAAGACAGTCTGGTATAATTCCATATTTTTTCCGATTGCTGAAATCTGTAGTTCCATCGCCATAGGCTTGATTGTTTGGTTTGGAGGATTACGAGTTTTAGAAGGAAATACTATTAGCCTTGGGTTAATTTTTGCCTTTATTCAACTGGTTTCTTTACTTTTCCGGCCATTACGTCAAATAGCAGATAAATTTAATACGTTACAAATGGGAATGGTAGCGGCTAACCGGGTGTTTGCTATTTTAGATACAAATTCTAAAATTGATAATAAGGGTACGTTGACATTACAGCATGTTTCCGGGGCTATTACTTTTAAAGATGTACGTTTTAGCTATATTAAAGGAGAAGAAGTCCTAAAGGGTATTTCGTTTAAGGTCAATCCCGGAGAAACGGTGGCCATTGTGGGCGCTACAGGTGCAGGTAAATCTACCATTATTAATCTGCTAAATCGATTCTATTCTATTGATAGCGGTGAAATCCTGGTAGATTCGAAAAATATTAATACAATTAAACTAGAATCTCTAAGAAGTCATATTGCTGTGGTATTACAAGATGTATTTCTTTTTGCAGATTCTATTCTTAATAACATTACCCTGGACCAGAAAGAAATCACCGAGCAGCAGGTAATTACAGCTGCACAAAAAATTGGTATTCATAAATTTATACAGAGCTTACCCAACGGTTATCACTATAATGTAAAAGAACGAGGGAGTATGTTGTCTTCGGGTCAGCGACAACTCATTTCTTTTTTAAGGGCGTATGTATCTAACCCTAGTATCTTAGTTTTAGATGAAGCCACATCATCCGTAGATTCTTATAGCGAGCAATTAATACAAGAGGCTACCAGTAAAATTACAAAAGGAAGAACTTCTATTGTCATTGCACACCGATTAGCTACAATTCGTAATGCGGATAAGATTATTGTAATGGATGACGGGTATATTGTTGAACAGGGAACCCATGAAGAACTACTAACAATAACCGATGGATATTACAAGAATCTGTATGAAGTTCAGTTTGCCGCGGTTTCTTAA
- the cdaA gene encoding diadenylate cyclase CdaA, translated as MDLIDLRILDVVDIVLVATLLYYIYKLVKGTAAINIFIGIVIIYLVWKLTQLLNMEMLSSVLGEFIGVGMFALIVVFQQEIRKFLLMIGSTNFGRNRAFLKQLKFIRDDGEESTTDIKAIIKACEKMGKSHTGALIVIKRSTSLDFVKTSGDRMNIILNTPILESIFYKNSPLHDGAIIIEENKIVATRAILPVTNERNIPLRFGLRHRAAIGISEKTDAVVLIVSEESGKTSYIKNGNFVPYKNWLDLEEKLRKDLS; from the coding sequence TTGGATCTGATTGACCTGAGAATTTTAGATGTAGTTGACATAGTCCTGGTGGCTACCTTGCTTTATTACATTTATAAATTGGTAAAAGGAACTGCCGCTATCAATATCTTTATCGGTATTGTTATTATTTACCTGGTCTGGAAATTGACTCAGCTATTAAACATGGAAATGTTAAGTAGTGTTTTAGGTGAGTTTATTGGGGTTGGTATGTTTGCCTTAATTGTTGTGTTTCAACAGGAAATCCGAAAATTCTTATTAATGATTGGGTCTACCAATTTTGGTCGAAATAGAGCTTTTTTGAAACAACTCAAGTTTATAAGGGACGACGGTGAAGAATCTACAACAGACATTAAAGCTATTATCAAAGCTTGTGAAAAAATGGGCAAAAGCCATACTGGTGCGCTGATTGTTATTAAGAGAAGTACCTCGCTGGACTTTGTAAAAACCAGTGGAGATCGTATGAATATTATTCTAAACACTCCCATTCTAGAAAGTATTTTTTATAAAAACAGTCCCTTACATGACGGTGCTATTATCATCGAAGAAAACAAAATTGTAGCCACCCGGGCAATATTACCAGTAACCAACGAACGTAATATTCCGTTACGCTTCGGTTTACGGCATCGAGCCGCCATCGGAATTTCTGAAAAAACGGATGCTGTTGTTTTGATAGTTAGTGAAGAGTCCGGTAAAACTTCGTATATCAAAAACGGAAATTTTGTCCCTTATAAAAACTGGCTGGACTTGGAAGAAAAGTTACGGAAGGATTTATCTTAA